One part of the Lachnospiraceae bacterium JLR.KK002 genome encodes these proteins:
- a CDS encoding phage head closure protein — MERGSGSRDGGGFRKGYPLGEWKERVTIQRSSLGNDKVGNHVLVWEDYFCCSAFVNGLSGKEYWEAAQVNAQRDVYFIIRYCSEVAGMDTEHYRILFRGQVYDLVFIDNVRYQNKMLKLRASLVKR; from the coding sequence ATGGAGCGGGGCAGCGGCAGCAGGGACGGCGGAGGTTTCCGGAAGGGGTATCCTCTGGGGGAGTGGAAGGAGCGGGTCACGATCCAGAGAAGTTCTCTGGGGAATGATAAGGTCGGGAACCATGTGCTGGTCTGGGAGGATTATTTCTGCTGTTCGGCTTTTGTGAACGGTCTTTCCGGGAAGGAGTATTGGGAGGCGGCGCAGGTGAACGCGCAGAGGGATGTCTATTTCATTATCCGGTATTGTTCGGAGGTGGCCGGCATGGACACGGAGCATTACCGGATTTTGTTTCGGGGGCAGGTTTATGATCTTGTGTTTATTGACAATGTGCGGTATCAGAACAAGATGCTGAAGCTGCGGGCTTCTTTGGTGAAGAGGTGA
- a CDS encoding HK97 gp10 family phage protein, protein MADVIMEGLTEYAELAADVMKDCVRKAGDTVKRETKAGAPVKTGRYKKSWAVRRQRETSNVLEVVVHSRDRYQLTHLLEKGHAKRGGGRVKAVPHIAPAEEKGVRELEEGIKRGLSK, encoded by the coding sequence ATGGCGGATGTCATCATGGAGGGGCTTACGGAGTATGCGGAGCTTGCCGCGGACGTGATGAAGGACTGTGTGAGGAAGGCCGGGGATACGGTGAAGAGGGAGACGAAGGCGGGTGCGCCGGTGAAGACCGGGAGGTATAAGAAGAGCTGGGCGGTGAGGCGGCAGAGGGAGACTTCCAATGTTTTGGAGGTGGTGGTGCATAGCAGGGACCGGTATCAGCTTACCCATCTTCTGGAGAAGGGCCATGCGAAGCGGGGCGGCGGGCGGGTGAAGGCTGTCCCGCATATTGCCCCGGCGGAGGAAAAGGGTGTCCGGGAGCTGGAGGAGGGGATAAAAAGGGGGCTGTCTAAGTGA